Within the Bacillus carboniphilus genome, the region ATTTCTTCCGTTTTCAGGTTATGAATGAGATCACCCATAGATGTAAAAATGGCTTTATAGCCTTGATTAATTGCTTCTATTCCTAATCCTACTGCCAGGTGAGTTTTACCCACACCTGGAGGACCTAGTAATATTAAGTTATATAATTGTTCTATCCAAGTTAAATCTTTCAATCTATTTAGCTGCTTGCTACTCAAGGATTTTTGTTCTTTTAAATTGAACTCCTCGAGTGTCTTGGTGAATGGGAAGGTTGCCCACTTTAATCGATTGTTTAATTGTTTTTCCTCTCTTCGTGATTGCTCGTAGGTGGTCACATCTAATAAGAATTGAGTAAAGGAAAGGTCTTTTTGCTCCGCTTCCCTTATTATAGTCGGTAGGTGCTTGGCGGTTTCAACGAGTCTAAGTGTCTTCATAATGTCTTGTAATTGCTGAATTTGACTCATTAAGATTCACCCTCCAGTAGCTCCGTGTACGTATCAACTTTCCTTTTAAATGCTTCAGTTTCCATGACCCATTCAGATAGCTTGTTCAACTGCTTGATTTCTTTTTCCCTTACTATTGTTGTTTCATGTACTCGTCGTTGACGTTTGACATATGCAACGATATCGCTGAAATCTGTTGCACTGAATAATTTCCGTTTTACACATTCAATTAGTGCAGTTGAGAGAACTTCACTAGTGTTGTCTTTGGTTTCACGTAAAATAATATGCAACTGATCCTTAACGTATCGTGGATACTTTTCTCTAACAATATCTAGATACTGATAGGCTAGTTCTTTATCTTCAAATCCTTGAGCCACAGTATCAATAAAAGCATGTATTCCTTTAGTTCGATCTCTACTATGTTTTCTATCTTTAATCAATATACCTTTCCCTTCGGGAATAGAGTGCTCAGCTATTATTTCTCCTGTTACTGGGATATAAATAATTAATTGTTTATTTTCTGTTTCCTTGATACATACTTTCTCAAACTTGTTATACGTGCCAAGTGGAAGAGAATACCGATTAGAATGATAACGGATAGTGTTGTCCTTATGAACACACCTTGTTATACTAGATTCATAGTTAGTTTCAATATTTATTTCTTTGGAGACTGGTTTTAAGTGTTGCTTTTCGAGGAGAAACACTTCAACTGGTCTCTTTTTAGTTGTGTTATGAATCTTATAATTTCCCGTTCTATTAAGCCATTCCCAGCCTTGCTCGTTCCAAGAGTCAATATTATAAAAGACTCTGTGTTTCGCAAAGTTTTTCTTTATAAAACCAACTACATTCTCAATCTTGCCCTTACTCTCAGGATCAGATTTCCTACAAACCCGAAGCGTTAATCCTCTAGTTTCTCGGTACAGTTGAAATTCCTTTGTTAGAATTAAATCTCCGCTATTTTCACTTACAACTATCA harbors:
- the istB gene encoding IS21-like element helper ATPase IstB, translated to MSQIQQLQDIMKTLRLVETAKHLPTIIREAEQKDLSFTQFLLDVTTYEQSRREEKQLNNRLKWATFPFTKTLEEFNLKEQKSLSSKQLNRLKDLTWIEQLYNLILLGPPGVGKTHLAVGLGIEAINQGYKAIFTSMGDLIHNLKTEEITRKSKARMKRIREADLVIIDDLMFMAMDQQEANMFFHLINDLYNQSSIILTSNKAPKEWGELLGDQAITTAILDRILHRVEIIHLNEDSYRMKHRST
- the istA gene encoding IS21 family transposase; its protein translation is MWRLVKVDKWEMYMKIQQLLKQGFSQTKVAEKLGISRSTVHRYLKKSPSEMAEWVETMKSKKRKLDPYKKLILSWLRMHPDMSAAQVQDWLQEKYEGLEIGESTVRTYVSALREEYQIKKETSPRIYEAIPDPPMGEQAQVDFGQTKQKTTDNKEVKLNFIAFVMSHSRHKYKEWLDRPFTTQDVIKAHENAFKWYGGMPKEIVYDQDSLIVVSENSGDLILTKEFQLYRETRGLTLRVCRKSDPESKGKIENVVGFIKKNFAKHRVFYNIDSWNEQGWEWLNRTGNYKIHNTTKKRPVEVFLLEKQHLKPVSKEINIETNYESSITRCVHKDNTIRYHSNRYSLPLGTYNKFEKVCIKETENKQLIIYIPVTGEIIAEHSIPEGKGILIKDRKHSRDRTKGIHAFIDTVAQGFEDKELAYQYLDIVREKYPRYVKDQLHIILRETKDNTSEVLSTALIECVKRKLFSATDFSDIVAYVKRQRRVHETTIVREKEIKQLNKLSEWVMETEAFKRKVDTYTELLEGES